A single window of Eleginops maclovinus isolate JMC-PN-2008 ecotype Puerto Natales chromosome 19, JC_Emac_rtc_rv5, whole genome shotgun sequence DNA harbors:
- the gale gene encoding UDP-glucose 4-epimerase isoform X3, whose product MAQKVLVTGGGGYIGSHCVVELIEAGYHPVVVDNFSNAVRGEGDVPESIRRIEKFLDTSIEFHELDLLDQPALEKLFKKHSFSAVMHFAGLKAVGESVERPLRYYRVNFTASMNLLEVMQAHKVHNLVFSSSATVYGDPQRLPIDEQHPVGGCTNPYGQSKYFIEEMIKDHCKAEKDWNAVLLRYFNPIGAHSSGLIGEDPQGIPNNLLPYVAQVAVGRRECLSVYGNDYDTLDGTGVRDYIHVVDLAKGHIAAMKKLKDGCGCKVYNLGTGTGYSVLQMVKAMEKASGKEIKYKIAPRREGDIASCYADPRLADKELGWKAEFDLERMCEDLWRWQSKNPKGFSDSTAS is encoded by the exons ATGGCACAAAAGGTCCTGGTCACAGGTGGAGGAGGCTACATCGGTAGTCACTGTGTGGTGGAGCTCATTGAAGCAGGTTACCATCCAGTCGTGGTGGATAACTTCAGTAACGCTGTCAGAG GAGAAGGTGATGTTCCAGAAAGCATACGGAGGATAGAGAAGTTCCTGGACACCAGCATTGAGTTTCATGAACTGGATCTTCTGGATCAACCTGCCTTGGAGAAACTATTTAAAAAG CATTCTTTCAGTGCAGTGATGCACTTTGCTGGTCTGAAGGCTGTTGGCGAGTCGGTGGAGCGGCCGCTACGTTACTACAGAGTCAACTTCACCGCCTCCATGAACCTGCTCGAG GTGATGCAGGCTCACAAGGTGCACAATCTGGTCTTCAGCAGCTCAGCCACGGTGTACGGAGACCCTCAGCGCCTCCCCATCGACGAACAGCACCCCGTGGGAGGCTGCACCAACCCCTATGGCCAGTCTAAGTACTTCATTGAGGAGATGATCAAGGACCACTGTAAAGCTGAGAAG GACTGGAATGCAGTGCTGTTGCGTTATTTCAACCCAATTGGAGCTCATTCCTCCGGCCTGATCGGGGAGGACCCTCAGGGTATCCCTAACAACCTGCTGCCATATGTTGCCCAG GTTGCTGTTGGGAGACGAGAGTGCCTCAGTGTGTATGGGAATGATTATGACACACTTGACGGGACAG gTGTACGAGACTATATTCATGTCGTAGATCTGGCGAAAGGACACATAGCAGCTATGAAGAAGCTGAAGGATGGCTGTGGCTGCAAG GTTTACAACCTGGGAACAGGGACAGGCTACTCTGTGCTCCAAATGGTGAAGGCTATGGAGAAGGCATCAGGGAAAGAG ATCAAATACAAAATTGCACCACGTAGGGAAGGAGACATCGCATCGTGCTACGCCGACCCTCGTCTCGCTGACAAGGAGCTGGGCTGGAAGGCCGAATTTGATCTGGAACGAATGT GTGAGGATCTGTGGCGCTGGCAGTCCAAGAACCCCAAAGGATTTTCCGATAGCACCGCTTCTTGA
- the gale gene encoding UDP-glucose 4-epimerase isoform X2, with the protein MERGTFISKEVNIWLQESGDPSVNELTDRTYFCHYRHFSFFSGPVLSRDSFGERMAQKVLVTGGGGYIGSHCVVELIEAGYHPVVVDNFSNAVREGDVPESIRRIEKFLDTSIEFHELDLLDQPALEKLFKKHSFSAVMHFAGLKAVGESVERPLRYYRVNFTASMNLLEVMQAHKVHNLVFSSSATVYGDPQRLPIDEQHPVGGCTNPYGQSKYFIEEMIKDHCKAEKDWNAVLLRYFNPIGAHSSGLIGEDPQGIPNNLLPYVAQVAVGRRECLSVYGNDYDTLDGTGVRDYIHVVDLAKGHIAAMKKLKDGCGCKVYNLGTGTGYSVLQMVKAMEKASGKEIKYKIAPRREGDIASCYADPRLADKELGWKAEFDLERMCEDLWRWQSKNPKGFSDSTAS; encoded by the exons ATGGAGAGAGGAACCTTCATCTCTAAG GAAGTAAATATATGGCTACAGGAGAGTGGAGACCCTTCAGTAAATGAACTGACAGATAGAACTTATTTCTGTCACTACAGAcacttttccttcttctccGGCCCCGTGTTATCAAGAGACTCTTTCG GTGAGAGAATGGCACAAAAGGTCCTGGTCACAGGTGGAGGAGGCTACATCGGTAGTCACTGTGTGGTGGAGCTCATTGAAGCAGGTTACCATCCAGTCGTGGTGGATAACTTCAGTAACGCTGTCAGAG AAGGTGATGTTCCAGAAAGCATACGGAGGATAGAGAAGTTCCTGGACACCAGCATTGAGTTTCATGAACTGGATCTTCTGGATCAACCTGCCTTGGAGAAACTATTTAAAAAG CATTCTTTCAGTGCAGTGATGCACTTTGCTGGTCTGAAGGCTGTTGGCGAGTCGGTGGAGCGGCCGCTACGTTACTACAGAGTCAACTTCACCGCCTCCATGAACCTGCTCGAG GTGATGCAGGCTCACAAGGTGCACAATCTGGTCTTCAGCAGCTCAGCCACGGTGTACGGAGACCCTCAGCGCCTCCCCATCGACGAACAGCACCCCGTGGGAGGCTGCACCAACCCCTATGGCCAGTCTAAGTACTTCATTGAGGAGATGATCAAGGACCACTGTAAAGCTGAGAAG GACTGGAATGCAGTGCTGTTGCGTTATTTCAACCCAATTGGAGCTCATTCCTCCGGCCTGATCGGGGAGGACCCTCAGGGTATCCCTAACAACCTGCTGCCATATGTTGCCCAG GTTGCTGTTGGGAGACGAGAGTGCCTCAGTGTGTATGGGAATGATTATGACACACTTGACGGGACAG gTGTACGAGACTATATTCATGTCGTAGATCTGGCGAAAGGACACATAGCAGCTATGAAGAAGCTGAAGGATGGCTGTGGCTGCAAG GTTTACAACCTGGGAACAGGGACAGGCTACTCTGTGCTCCAAATGGTGAAGGCTATGGAGAAGGCATCAGGGAAAGAG ATCAAATACAAAATTGCACCACGTAGGGAAGGAGACATCGCATCGTGCTACGCCGACCCTCGTCTCGCTGACAAGGAGCTGGGCTGGAAGGCCGAATTTGATCTGGAACGAATGT GTGAGGATCTGTGGCGCTGGCAGTCCAAGAACCCCAAAGGATTTTCCGATAGCACCGCTTCTTGA
- the gale gene encoding UDP-glucose 4-epimerase isoform X4, whose translation MAQKVLVTGGGGYIGSHCVVELIEAGYHPVVVDNFSNAVREGDVPESIRRIEKFLDTSIEFHELDLLDQPALEKLFKKHSFSAVMHFAGLKAVGESVERPLRYYRVNFTASMNLLEVMQAHKVHNLVFSSSATVYGDPQRLPIDEQHPVGGCTNPYGQSKYFIEEMIKDHCKAEKDWNAVLLRYFNPIGAHSSGLIGEDPQGIPNNLLPYVAQVAVGRRECLSVYGNDYDTLDGTGVRDYIHVVDLAKGHIAAMKKLKDGCGCKVYNLGTGTGYSVLQMVKAMEKASGKEIKYKIAPRREGDIASCYADPRLADKELGWKAEFDLERMCEDLWRWQSKNPKGFSDSTAS comes from the exons ATGGCACAAAAGGTCCTGGTCACAGGTGGAGGAGGCTACATCGGTAGTCACTGTGTGGTGGAGCTCATTGAAGCAGGTTACCATCCAGTCGTGGTGGATAACTTCAGTAACGCTGTCAGAG AAGGTGATGTTCCAGAAAGCATACGGAGGATAGAGAAGTTCCTGGACACCAGCATTGAGTTTCATGAACTGGATCTTCTGGATCAACCTGCCTTGGAGAAACTATTTAAAAAG CATTCTTTCAGTGCAGTGATGCACTTTGCTGGTCTGAAGGCTGTTGGCGAGTCGGTGGAGCGGCCGCTACGTTACTACAGAGTCAACTTCACCGCCTCCATGAACCTGCTCGAG GTGATGCAGGCTCACAAGGTGCACAATCTGGTCTTCAGCAGCTCAGCCACGGTGTACGGAGACCCTCAGCGCCTCCCCATCGACGAACAGCACCCCGTGGGAGGCTGCACCAACCCCTATGGCCAGTCTAAGTACTTCATTGAGGAGATGATCAAGGACCACTGTAAAGCTGAGAAG GACTGGAATGCAGTGCTGTTGCGTTATTTCAACCCAATTGGAGCTCATTCCTCCGGCCTGATCGGGGAGGACCCTCAGGGTATCCCTAACAACCTGCTGCCATATGTTGCCCAG GTTGCTGTTGGGAGACGAGAGTGCCTCAGTGTGTATGGGAATGATTATGACACACTTGACGGGACAG gTGTACGAGACTATATTCATGTCGTAGATCTGGCGAAAGGACACATAGCAGCTATGAAGAAGCTGAAGGATGGCTGTGGCTGCAAG GTTTACAACCTGGGAACAGGGACAGGCTACTCTGTGCTCCAAATGGTGAAGGCTATGGAGAAGGCATCAGGGAAAGAG ATCAAATACAAAATTGCACCACGTAGGGAAGGAGACATCGCATCGTGCTACGCCGACCCTCGTCTCGCTGACAAGGAGCTGGGCTGGAAGGCCGAATTTGATCTGGAACGAATGT GTGAGGATCTGTGGCGCTGGCAGTCCAAGAACCCCAAAGGATTTTCCGATAGCACCGCTTCTTGA
- the insm1b gene encoding insulinoma-associated protein 1b — protein MPKGFLVKRNKKSAHVSYRTRSDEDDIQEHPTPAALPSYVDPSPPMSVASSPDRAAASPDFTAAFAPVPRLEKPVQFGNPEAVCQAIYSPTRPISKEHDRGYFERSFNLGSPISAESFPTPASLSGLDQLMFAPVDLKIGTSNSSRIGTTSSLPAPSNRVATKRPAADGTERKSKPASKKPKAIRKLNFEDEMTTSPVLGLKIKEGPLEIKPRAQSAGGNKPLGEFVCQLCKEAYADPFSLAQHKCSRIVRVEYRCPECDKMFSCPANLASHRRWHKPRTTGAPAMPQGQATKHETAKMPPMGVKSVSDEAKDMSDRDTPSPGLSESGSEDGTYDCQYCGKRFKRQAYLRKHILAHQALQKTVLEEHGFQTGDRPAEQAPVLSSSSASSSLSSSSSSSSSSSEEASNQSPLNLSPVDCLLCPVCGESFTSRAGQERHLRLMHSSQIYPCKYCPATLYSSPGLTRHINKCHPSENRQVILLQMPVRPAC, from the coding sequence ATGCCCAAAGGATTCCTggtaaaaagaaacaagaaatcTGCACATGTTTCCTACAGGACTCGGTCGGACGAAGATGACATACAGGAGCATCCCACCCCAGCTGCCTTGCCGAGTTATGTGGACCCCTCCCCGCCTATGTCCGTGGCGTCCAGTCCGGACCGCGCGGCAGCCTCTCCGGATTTCACAGCAGCTTTCGCACCGGTGCCAAGACTGGAGAAGCCGGTGCAGTTCGGCAACCCAGAGGCGGTGTGCCAAGCGATCTACAGCCCCACCCGGCCCATCAGCAAGGAGCACGACAGGGGATATTTCGAGCGAAGTTTCAATCTCGGCTCGCCTATTTCTGCCGAGTCATTCCCTACACCTGCCTCCCTCTCCGGCCTGGACCAGCTCATGTTCGCCCCGGTCGACTTGAAGATCGGTACCAGCAACAGCAGCCGCATCGGCACAACCAGCAGCCTCCCGGCACCAAGCAACCGTGTCGCCACCAAAAGACCCGCAGCTGACGGTACCGAACGTAAATCTAAACCCGCCTCCAAGAAACCCAAAGCCATCAGAAAACTCAACTTCGAAGACGAGATGACGACTTCTCCCGTGCTTGGTCTCAAAATCAAAGAGGGGCCGTTGGAGATTAAGCCGAGGGCGCAGTCTGCCGGGGGGAACAAGCCTCTGGGGGAGTTTGTGTGTCAGCTGTGCAAGGAGGCGTACGCGGATCCATTCTCTCTTGCTCAGCACAAGTGCTCCCGCATCGTCAGGGTCGAGTACCGGTGTCCCGAGTGCGATAAGATGTTCAGCTGCCCGGCTAACCTCGCCTCTCACCGCCGCTGGCACAAACCCCGGACCACCGGCGCACCTGCGATGCCACAGGGACAAGCCACCAAACATGAAACGGCCAAAATGCCACCAATGGGTGTCAAGTCAGTCTCCGACGAAGCCAAAGACATGAGTGACAGAGACACCCCGAGTCCAGGTCTGTCCGAGTCGGGCTCTGAAGATGGTACATATGACTGCCAGTACTGCGGGAAGAGGTTTAAGCGACAGGCATACCTAAGAAAACACATCTTGGCACATCAGGCCTTGCAAAAGACAGTGCTGGAGGAGCACGGGTTTCAAACCGGCGACCGCCCGGCAGAGCAAGCTCCGGTCTTATCCTCCtcttcagcatcatcatcattatcatcatcatcctcatcctcatcatcatcctcagAGGAAGCCTCAAACCAAAGCCCCCTCAACCTGAGCCCGGTGGACTGCCTGCTGTGCCCGGTGTGCGGGGAGAGTTTCACCAGCAGAGCCGGCCAGGAGAGACACCTGCGCCTCATGCACTCCTCCCAGATTTACCCGTGCAAATACTGCCCCGCCACTCTCTACAGCTCGCCGGGGCTCACCAGGCACATAAACAAGTGCCACCCCTCGGAGAACAGACAGGTGATCCTGCTCCAAATGCCGGTGCGCCCTGCCTGTTAG
- the gale gene encoding UDP-glucose 4-epimerase isoform X1: MERGTFISKEVNIWLQESGDPSVNELTDRTYFCHYRHFSFFSGPVLSRDSFGERMAQKVLVTGGGGYIGSHCVVELIEAGYHPVVVDNFSNAVRGEGDVPESIRRIEKFLDTSIEFHELDLLDQPALEKLFKKHSFSAVMHFAGLKAVGESVERPLRYYRVNFTASMNLLEVMQAHKVHNLVFSSSATVYGDPQRLPIDEQHPVGGCTNPYGQSKYFIEEMIKDHCKAEKDWNAVLLRYFNPIGAHSSGLIGEDPQGIPNNLLPYVAQVAVGRRECLSVYGNDYDTLDGTGVRDYIHVVDLAKGHIAAMKKLKDGCGCKVYNLGTGTGYSVLQMVKAMEKASGKEIKYKIAPRREGDIASCYADPRLADKELGWKAEFDLERMCEDLWRWQSKNPKGFSDSTAS; encoded by the exons ATGGAGAGAGGAACCTTCATCTCTAAG GAAGTAAATATATGGCTACAGGAGAGTGGAGACCCTTCAGTAAATGAACTGACAGATAGAACTTATTTCTGTCACTACAGAcacttttccttcttctccGGCCCCGTGTTATCAAGAGACTCTTTCG GTGAGAGAATGGCACAAAAGGTCCTGGTCACAGGTGGAGGAGGCTACATCGGTAGTCACTGTGTGGTGGAGCTCATTGAAGCAGGTTACCATCCAGTCGTGGTGGATAACTTCAGTAACGCTGTCAGAG GAGAAGGTGATGTTCCAGAAAGCATACGGAGGATAGAGAAGTTCCTGGACACCAGCATTGAGTTTCATGAACTGGATCTTCTGGATCAACCTGCCTTGGAGAAACTATTTAAAAAG CATTCTTTCAGTGCAGTGATGCACTTTGCTGGTCTGAAGGCTGTTGGCGAGTCGGTGGAGCGGCCGCTACGTTACTACAGAGTCAACTTCACCGCCTCCATGAACCTGCTCGAG GTGATGCAGGCTCACAAGGTGCACAATCTGGTCTTCAGCAGCTCAGCCACGGTGTACGGAGACCCTCAGCGCCTCCCCATCGACGAACAGCACCCCGTGGGAGGCTGCACCAACCCCTATGGCCAGTCTAAGTACTTCATTGAGGAGATGATCAAGGACCACTGTAAAGCTGAGAAG GACTGGAATGCAGTGCTGTTGCGTTATTTCAACCCAATTGGAGCTCATTCCTCCGGCCTGATCGGGGAGGACCCTCAGGGTATCCCTAACAACCTGCTGCCATATGTTGCCCAG GTTGCTGTTGGGAGACGAGAGTGCCTCAGTGTGTATGGGAATGATTATGACACACTTGACGGGACAG gTGTACGAGACTATATTCATGTCGTAGATCTGGCGAAAGGACACATAGCAGCTATGAAGAAGCTGAAGGATGGCTGTGGCTGCAAG GTTTACAACCTGGGAACAGGGACAGGCTACTCTGTGCTCCAAATGGTGAAGGCTATGGAGAAGGCATCAGGGAAAGAG ATCAAATACAAAATTGCACCACGTAGGGAAGGAGACATCGCATCGTGCTACGCCGACCCTCGTCTCGCTGACAAGGAGCTGGGCTGGAAGGCCGAATTTGATCTGGAACGAATGT GTGAGGATCTGTGGCGCTGGCAGTCCAAGAACCCCAAAGGATTTTCCGATAGCACCGCTTCTTGA